A single window of Ananas comosus cultivar F153 linkage group 17, ASM154086v1, whole genome shotgun sequence DNA harbors:
- the LOC109722903 gene encoding seipin-1 — protein sequence MEQEIHHALPTTSAAGSTSTTTALPQEEWKKYDQDKEGDNSNHLLALSTPIGWIVKMVACQVELVTTAILNLAEPFVAPLSKRQNAPSRAVHRSAATLHQISFGLLGAACTSVMLIGVMVVAVLLSLSLVKLLIDEPVHVRQTLYFDYTQPHPNTVIALGGPKTRMVPTRHTTHVLLNMLMPESNHNHKIGIFQVTAEAIASNGDVIEASSQPCMLRYRSLPVRLMRTMLMGVPLLAGVSSETQKITMEILRYKERQPKTELIRVSLRPRAGTTDLPQLYEADIVIRTQLPWGKEFMYNWRWTFYVWTSFYMYIVLLIVLICCYKPSIFPTVRSTNRVDHKPPETETGLRNNDRKDEGISDELSTTMKKWRERRMKRKAAAPMLLNMRLPELAEGSASSSAGMEPIEASEVIDDYSDFAASESSIAYESSKCFGD from the exons ATGGAGCAAGAGATCCATCATGCCTTACCCACCACCAGTGCTGCTGGTAGCACCAGCACCACCACCGCACTTCCACAAGAGGAATGGAAAAAGTACGACCAAGATAAGGAAGGCGATAACAGTAACCATCTTCTCGCTCTTTCTACTCCCATAGGGTGGATCGTCAAGATGGTAGCATGCCAGGTGGAGCTCGTTACCACTGCTATCCTCAACCTTGCTGAACCATTTGTTGCCCCCCTCTCCAAGCGCCAGAATGCCCCTTCTCGTGCCGTCCACCGCAGTGCCGCCACCCTCCACCAAATATCCTTCGGCCTCCTTGGAGCTGCCTGCACAAGTGTCATGCTCATTGGTGTCATGGTGGTTGCTGTGCTACTCAGTCTTAGCCTTGTCAAGCTTTTGATCGACGAGCCCGTGCATGTACGCCAGACCCTATACTTTGACTACACGCAACCGCACCCTAATACAGTTATTGCGCTCGGTGGGCCCAAGACGAGGATGGTCCCGACTAGACATACTACTCATGTTTTGCTCAACATGCTCATGCCAGAATCCAACCACAATCACAAGATCGGTATTTTCCAG GTAACAGCAGAGGCCATCGCATCTAATGGCGATGTTATAGAAGCATCAAGCCAACCATGTATGTTGAGGTACCGAAGCCTCCCTGTTCGACTAATGCGGACGATGTTGATGGGTGTTCCTCTTTTGGCCGGTGTGTCCAGTGAAACCCAGAAGATAACTATGGAGATACTTAGATACAAGGAAAGACAACCCAAAACTGAGCTGATCAGGGTAAGTCTACGACCAAGAGCTGGCACCACGGATCTACCACAGTTATATGAAGCAGATATTGTCATCAGAACACAGCTCCCATGGGGAAAAGAATTCATGTACAACTGGAGGTGGACCTTCTACGTTTGGACATCATTTTACATGTACATAGTGCTTCTGATTGTTTTGATATGCTGTTATAAGCCATCAATTTTTCCGACGGTCAGAAGCACTAACAGAGTAGATCATAAGCCTCCAGAAACTGAGACGGGGCTCCGGAACAACGACAGAAAAGACGAAGGAATATCTGATGAGCTTTCTACTACTATGAAGAAGTGGCGAGAGCGGCGGATGAAGAGGAAGGCAGCAGCACCGATGCTACTGAATATGCGGTTGCCAGAGCTTGCTGAGGGTTCCGCCTCGAGCAGTGCTGGGATGGAGCCAATAGAGGCAAGCGAGGTGATAGACGACTACAGTGACTTTGCAGCATCCGAGTCCTCGATTGCCTACGAGTCCTCGAAGTGTTTTGGAGATTAA